CTCCTTCTTCCTCCACCACGTGAACGTAAGCCAGATCACACACACTCTGTGCTGAATGCTCGGCTTCTGTGGGTGGATCTCGGCCCCGAACACACAGCTGTCCAGAGCCAGGAACCTGCTCCTCTTTGATGGAGAAGCTAGGGTGTGAGGGAGTGTTTTGGGGTCTGGTGTGTGAAAGTCTTCTGCTGTCTTCCACCATCTCACCTGTCACACATATTTATACACTGGTAAGGAAGGATGAtgacaatggggtatatgcacacagacttttaatttcagtcctccagccccagggcttctcgTTAATTGTcctcccatacaaaatcgctgcgtttaagatctgatttctttaaaaaaacgctGCCTtatcactgcctggctgagatatgatataaagtgggtatcagaccaaacataaagcactgcattaaaatattttactctgccatgtcttcaaaatatggaaattaattttaccacagtatttttaatgtagtttttgcgctagcctgctgctaatgacgaaGCCTGCATTTAAAGAGTGTTTCGTCTCTTTTTAATGAATCAaattaatgcttaagtctatttaactgattatgtttgaattacattacaacattgatgctgtaaaaggaactatattaaattgaaaatagtcacataaagctttaaCCGGTAGTTCAtccttggctgaaaaacactagccgAGCATATAGAACATTGGAAATCTGTTTCTGCATTGTGCTTCACAACAATATTAGATGCCTTGTATATAATgtcagtttttaatatttgtaaatgcTAGAATTTACCTAAAAATATACCAACTTAATTGGTAATAACCGGCATTAAAAGATGACCATGGTGTTCATGGCTGTTTGttaataaaaagttattagacACTGTAGAAGTTGACTTTTACATTTGTTGACCTAAGCATGCACTACTGCGTTGATACTTTTTGGTTTTCATTTGTTAATGAACTAACCAAAGAGTATTACTGATCAATAAATACAATatgtaaatttaacataaaagtaaatttcttttaaaaaaaatcagactaATTTACTTTTTCTTCAGGAAATAGTTCATTTGTTTTTGACCAGTTTGGTTCAATCTAGTTATTGTTATTGATTAAATCCAGTACAAGAAAAATTCTagtctaggcatgggacaattactgtttttaaggtatacagcggtttggaaaagtcaaggttttataaccgccaacattttctgctacaCAGTTCTTATGGgtaaacttttttgtttgtttttaggacaacagtccTATCTGTCTCCAGCAGAGATGagatccaaagatgctgttttaaattgaaaagaaatctgtgtttttaaaacaaatgaaaagagcagaagtcaatgattaatttgaattatttagcctaacatgtttactgttccaaactattataaatgtttctcaaaataagatatatatTGTGTTCACTGGGGGGAAAAGCTTTTGAttattacccagacatttaaaaataatatattttagagcagtaatcacaataccgtgatatttttattcaaggttatcatacctttagaattttatactggcccatgtctaTTCTAATCTATAACTCTCTTATCACatcaaaaagcaaagcaaaaaaatattatGGTTGGCAGAAATGTAGAAAAAGTACAAGTACCAGATACTACAACTTAGGAATGAGAAAATCTGAtggaatatatacagtgctcaacgagtagagtctttttttaaaaaaaaatatttatccatttctcagtgaatatagacaatgtattttggtgcatttaaacaaaacagatttattaaatatatatttattaaaataacattttagtcaccgaacctttttaaaaatgcgaagataatataattaaattcaagtgaAATATAGGGGGAAAactacaaattatttttttattttgcacatttaaattttttttgttttatttaatatttttttccataaaacaaaTTTGGTTGTACTAATTTTGGCCAGTtattaaaagtgtaaaaactaaatATGGTACTAATTTACTCTGCATCTTGTCTACTCTAAAAATCACTTCGTGTTGTTGACCAACAGAACCTGAATGTATTAAAGGCGAGTGTTGTCTTACCCGCTCGGTTCATGTCTGAACAGATATTGGATGAATGCACAGATATCGGGTCATAGAAGCTGTTGGTCACCGTCCCGTCGGCCTGAATGGAGAGGTGGCAGCTCTTGAATTCGTCCCTGGAGTCAAAGCCGTGTATGGCATCGCCCAGAGCGCCACTCAGCTCGGGTTCAGCTCCAGTAAAGCAGCGCGGGTCCGGCTCGGGCGCGGTCCGGTGAGTCAGACGGCTCGAGTTCAAGTGTCCAGCGGTGGAGTACACCTGATGTCCCGTCATGGGCGGGTTTCCAAAGGGACCCTGAAGCTGGTCGATTAATTTCTGCGCGCTACACAGGCACTCCTGTAGCGTCTTGAGCTCTCTCTCGGACACTTCGAGCCGGACCTTCAGCTTCTCGTTCTCCTGCTCCTTGGTCTGGAGCTCGCGCTGGGTCTCGGACAGCACCGTCACGATCTCGCCCAGAAGAGTGTCCACCGCCGCGGACAGAGTGGACCGAATGGTCGGTCCGAGGCGGGTTCGGAGTGTGGAGATGGACAGATTTTTGTCGCGGGCCGCATTCTGCATGCACTCCTCCTTCTCTCCTTTGTGGGACGAGTTGATAATAGTTTGTTTTCGGTGAGAAGAGCTCGCGGATGAGCTGCTGTTCGCTGATGCTGAAACCGAGCCTGGGTTGATTCTGCCCGCTCCGCTTTCACTGTTGTTGCGCTTTGTGTTCATTGTGAATTCTTCCGTTCTCCGCCCAAACCAACAGGTTTACCCcaattttattagttaatgctGTGAAATATTAATGCTGTGTAGAAGGAAATGTTCATCTTATGTTTTCTCGCAGcgacagtatttaaaaaaaaaataaggacGAGCCAGGCGAGCTACTGTAGCATTGCCATTAGCAAACTAGCCCACACATTCCTCCTGTAAACGGAGGCGTTCGCTTACTTGGTTTTGGTGGAAGCCGGATTAATAGCCACAGTGAACGCTCCcgataatattattgttaatctGCATTAGTATAGAAATAGTTTTCTCGCGACGCGCCAGAGCCTTCATTCCACAGTACAAACGCCTGAGGTCAATCCTGACTTTTGATTGGTCAAAGATGCGGTCGCCGCTTAATGACATCCGCCCGCGTAAACAAAGCGCACATTAATGACGATTTTCcaaacatttttattactatttattttatgtctttaTCTAAACGCATGAATGTTCTTCTATAAATGAGTCTTCTTTAAATTGTAACATCGCCCAAAAATTGGAATGGCTTAAGAGCATTTAATAATACAGCATTAAAGCAGTCTTTTGtcttaaaagacattttaaaaagaaaaccttGAACATTTATCTTCGGGATATGTTGATTTGGTGATAAATCTCTGAGTTCATCCCTCATACAGCTAAAAAACgtgatgctttttaaaaatgtcgaGCTATACAGTTAATCAACTGAATGCCAATTAAAGTTGCCAAAAACAATGtagctgtttattatttattgatttggaCTAATTGAATGTGATAAAGGCCTAATATACGAAACAGATAATGAtctcttttgtttttctgttgtacAGTGTAGtttctgtgtaaaaaaaagcaGCTTCTTTAATTT
This Danio aesculapii chromosome 5, fDanAes4.1, whole genome shotgun sequence DNA region includes the following protein-coding sequences:
- the si:ch1073-224n8.1 gene encoding zinc finger protein 37, which codes for MNTKRNNSESGAGRINPGSVSASANSSSSASSSHRKQTIINSSHKGEKEECMQNAARDKNLSISTLRTRLGPTIRSTLSAAVDTLLGEIVTVLSETQRELQTKEQENEKLKVRLEVSERELKTLQECLCSAQKLIDQLQGPFGNPPMTGHQVYSTAGHLNSSRLTHRTAPEPDPRCFTGAEPELSGALGDAIHGFDSRDEFKSCHLSIQADGTVTNSFYDPISVHSSNICSDMNRAGEMVEDSRRLSHTRPQNTPSHPSFSIKEEQVPGSGQLCVRGRDPPTEAEHSAQSVCDLAYVHVVEEEGGSRSHHHPSKPTPPPPSRPQNGPSSSLTDPSSPSQGTSGLRSSAQRDSPGLGMSTRRSPGVGGSSPEEPIRRSISELMGEAPGERPHLCLECGKTFRLISSLKKHLRIHTGEKPYPCTVCGRRFRESGALKTHLRIHTGEKPYSCSDCGTQFRHLDGLRKHRRTHTGEKPYVCSICGKRLSRLQHLKHHQRIHTGERPCCCPLCHRGFKDPASLRKHLRAHQGEPGADEAIGMAGLGEGDGGSMDDEDMRFGMWGEEEGNDGEPVVDCV